The sequence CCAACTCGACAAACGGCAGTGGTCGTTACGCCTTCGCGGCGTTTAAAAGTGACAAGCCACCGTTTGTGGTCAGTGCCACCGGTGAGGTGACCTATCAGGGTGGGGATGTTGCCATTGAACAAAAAGTGGATGCCAGCCGTTCGATGACCATCGGGCACACTGGGACCAGTGTTTTTATGGCGCTGACCAGCAACGCAAAACCAGAACCTGATGATGCTGCGGGTAATCCGGTTGCCTCTGAAGCCAATATTTTTAATACCATCGATACGGTTTTAAAATCGCTGAAGACGCCGCTTTCGGGTGCCACCGATGCGGTGAAAGAGCAGGCGCAGGCCGATATGGACAAAGGGATCCGCGGCATGGCCAACTCATTGAATAATGTGTTGTCGGTTCAGTCTGAAGTCGGTACGCAACTGCAAGAGTTGGATAACCTGGATAGTCTGGGTAGTGATCGCACCTTGAGTAATAAACAGCGATTGACTGACTTGGTGGATGTGGATTATACCGCTGCCATCTCCTCTTACGTCATGCAGCAGGCGGCATTGCAGGCCTCTTACACCACCTTTACCAATATGCAGGGCTTGTCTCTGTTCCAACTGAATAAGTAATCCTGCCTTAACCTGTGGGCTAGCCCCACAGGTTCTCTCCCCAAAACGTTATCAGCTCGCCATCCCACCTAACACCAGCGCCAGGCGGTCAAAGAATTCGCTAAACAGGTGCTCAGCAAAGGGGGCCAGTAGCGGCATGATTAATCCCAGCGACAAAATGCCAACTGTCAGGGTCAGCGGGAAACCGATCACGAATACCGAGAGTTGTGGCGTCATGCGGTTAAGCATCCCTAAGGCTAAATTCAGGGTTAACAGCAGGGTAATCAGCGGCAAGGCCAGCATCAGGCCATTCATAAAGATGAGTGAGCCGGTCTGCGCCAGGGTCAGAAAACCGCTGCCATTGAGCGGTTCGAACTGAATGGGTAGGGTATGGAAACTGTCGGCCAGCAACGAAATCAGCCATAAGTGACCATTGAAGCTGAGAAATAGCAGCATCGCCAGCAAGTTAAGCAGGCGGGATAATACCGAGGTATTTGGCCCGCCAGACGGGTCAAAGAAGGTGGCGAAGGATAGCCCCATCTGCAAACCAATCACCTCACCGGCCAGTCGAATGGCGGCAAATGCAAATTGCATGGTTAAGCCGATAGTGACACCAATCAGTATTTGCTGGGCGGCGACCCAAAGCGCGCCACTGGAGACCAATGGGATATTCACTGGCGGCAGCGCAGGGGCAATCAGAAATGTAATCAATACCGCCAAGCCCACTTTAACTTTGCGGTTGATCTGCCTCTCGCTTAATACCGGCGCGGTGGTGATCAGCGCCAGTACGCGAATTAATGGCCAGAAATAGTGGCTGACCATGGTCGCAAGCTGGGTGGTGTCGAGGGAGAGCATCGTTGAGAGCAGCCCTAGCCTATCAACGTGGGCAGGCTGGTGAACAGGTTACGCATATAGTCCAGTATCAAGCTCAGCATCCACGGGCCGGCGATCACCATGGTAGCGAAGACCGCCAATATTTTCGGGATAAATGACAGTGTCATTTCGTTAATCTGCGTTGCCGCCTGTAACAGGCTGACAATCAGGCCGCTTATTAGCGCTGCCAGCAATAGTGGCGCGGCCAGTGCAAGGGCGACCTTCATTGCCTCGACGCCGAGGGCCATTACCGATTCAGGTGTCATGATCTGTTTACCCTTGCCTCAATGCGGCGAATGATTAGCTATAGAAACTTTGCGCCAGTGAACCTAATAACAACTGCCAACCATCAACCAATACAAACAGCATCAGCTTAAAGGGCAGTGAAATACTAGCGGGCGGCACCATCATCATCCCCAGCGCCATCAGCACACTGGCCACCACCAGGTCGATAATAAGAAAGGGAATAAAAACGGTAAAACCGATCTGGAAAGCGGTTTTCAGCTCGCTGGTGACATAGGCGGGCAGCAGGATCCGCATCGGCACCACTTCTGGCCCTTCCAGTGGCGGTAGATTGGCTAAACGGGCATAGAGCGCCAGATCGGATTCGCGGGTCTGACGCAGCATAAATTCGCGTAATGGTTGCGAGCCTTTATCCATCGCCACTTCCATGCTTATCTTGTCCTGACTGAAGGGCAGATAAGCATCCTGATACACCTTGTCGAACACCGGCGACATAATAAAGAAGGTCAAAAACAGCGCCAGACCTAGCATCACCTGATTGGGTGGTGCAGAGGGTGTACCCAATGCGTTGCGCAGCAAACCTAGCACAATAATGATGCGGGTAAAGCTGGTCATCATCAGTAAGGCCGCGGGCAGGAAACTTAACGCGGTGATAAAGACCAGTGTCTGCACGGGCAATGACCAACTCTGCCCGCCATTCGCCAGAGGTTGGCTGATAAGCCCTGGGAGTTGCGCAAAGACCGCCGGGGAGCAGAGTAAGGTTAGCAGCAGCAGGGTGATTTTATTGAGTCTCAGGCGGAGTAACATCATGCCGATTCTTCCGGATGTTTCAATTTCTTATTAAACAGATGGTGATTCAGTAGCTGGCGAAAATCAGCAGGTTTGGCACTTTTAGTTGGCAACTCGCCAGCGCTGTCATCCACCGGCGGGCGGGGTAGCGTATGGAGTGACGTTACCTGTTGTGATGTCACACCCAACACTAGCCAAGTGTTATCCACTTCGACGATGACGACACGTTCGCGCTGACCCACCTGACAACTGGCCTTCACACTCAACAACTTATTGTTGCGCGCTTGCGGCGCAAAACCCAAACGGCGCACCAGCCAGGCTCCGCATAGAATCAGCAGTAAAATACCGCCCAACACACTGCCGACCTGAGTTAACACCGAACCGGCGGGCATGGCAGGTGCTTGCACCGCGACACCGGGATGGCTAGTGGCAAAACCGGTGGTGGGCACCGATGTGGTGGTGATGGGGGTATGCGCGGTGACTGGCGTATGGGCTGCTAATGGTATAGCCGCCCCCGCAGCTTCGGCGGCGGGGGGCGGCGTCTCAACAGTGACCGTCTGTGTTGCAGTCATTAGCGGCTCAGGCGACGCATACGTTCGGATGGGGTAATGATATCGGTGATACGAACACCATATTTATCGGCCACCACCACCACTTCACCCTGAGCAATCAGATAACCGTTAATCAAGATATCCAGCGGTTCGCCCGCCAGGCCATCCAGTGAGACCACTGAGCCTTGAGACAGGCGCAGCAGCTCTTTAATGGTCATCTTGGTGCGACCCAACTCAACGGTCAGTTTTACCGGGATATCCAAAATCAAATCGATATCTTGCAGGTTACCCAGTGCATCCGGCGCTTCCAGTGATTTAAATACGCCTTCGGTGGTGGCTGCTGGTTTCTCCATCGCCTGCTGCTCATTAAACGCATCAGCCCACAGATCGTCCACGGATTCCTTTCCATCGTCAGACGGAAGCTTAGGGTCACTCATTGGGCTGTTCCTCATTCAGAGCATTCAAAATAGGGTTAATCAAATGTTCAACACGCAGGGCATATTGCCCGTTTAATGTCCCGTACTGACTGGTCAGTACCGGTACGCCGTCGACATGACCAATCAGTCGATCCGGTTTATCTATCGGCAGCACATCCCCTGGCTGTAGCTTGAGTATCTGCGACAGTCTCAGCGGGATATCAACAAAATTAGCCACCAGTTCCAGCTCTGAATGCTGCACTTGCTTAACCAGCGTTTCACGCCAATGGCTATCTTCCTGCCGGGAGTTTTCCAGTGGTGGATTGGTCAGCAGCTCGCGCAGCGGCTCGATCATGGCAAACGGAATACAGATGTTAAACTCGCCACTCAACGCCCCGATCTCCACATGGAAAGGGGTGGTGACCACGATATCGTTGGGGGAGGTGGTGATATTGGTGAATTTCACCTGTATTTCAGAACGGACGTACTCAACATCTATCTTATAGATAGGCGCCCATGCATCACGGTAAGCATCCAGCGCCAGCCGCAACATCCGATTGATCACCCGTTGTTCCGTGTGGGTAAATTCGCGCCCTTCTACTTTTGTCGGGAAGCGGCCATCACCACCAAATAAGTTATCAACGGCAATAAACACCAAACTCGGGGCGAACACGAATAGCGCCGTGCCGCGCAAGGGTTTCAAATGGATCAAGTTGAGATTGGTCGGCACCGGCAGGTTACGGGCAAAATCATGATAAGGCTGAATTTTTATCGGGCCGACCGTGATATCCGGACTGCGGCGCAACAGGTTAAACAGCCCCATCCTGAACTGACGGGCAAACCGCTCATTGATGATCTCCAGCGCGTGCAGGCGCTCACGCACCACCCGCCGCTGGGTCGTCGGATCATAAGGTTTAACGTCTGTTTCAGTACCCGCGACAGCTTCAGGTTCTTCACCCCCGCTATCCCCGTTTAACAGTGCGTCAATCTCTGCTTGTGAAAGAATGCTATCGCCCATAATGATTATCGCAGTATGAATGCGGTAAACAGCACATCGCTGACTACCTGATTAGGTTGGCCTTTAACCATTGGCGGGCTAAGTACGTTTTTAATTTCATCGACTAAACGCTGTTTACCCGCTTCATTCGACAAACTATCGGCAGACTGGCGGGAGAGTAGCAACAGCAAGCGGCTGCGCACTTCCGGCAGATAGTCATTGAGTTTTGTGCGAGTGGTATCGTCGGGCAGTCTTAGCGTTAATCCGATATAAAGCACGCGATCCAGATTGTTATCTGGCGTGATCAGATTGACCGTAAAGGTCTCCAGCGGCATGAATACCGGGATAACAGGGGCAGCTTTCGCGGTGGTAGGTTTGCTTTTGTTGAGCAGCCACCAGCTATAACCGCCGCCCGCAGATGCTGCTACAGCAATCAGCACCAACAGGATTACCCAGATCGAACTCTTACGCTTGGCCGGGAAAGTATTTTCAGACATGGAGAAGACAAATTCCTGTTTCGGTATCAAACCGGTGGATCACGATAATAACGTGGGGCAAATGACCCCAGGTTATCCGAATTATTACTGATGATTATCCCGCGTATCCTCAATGCCAATAGGCAGAATAGGTGGCGAAAAACGGCCTAACTTGCCCGTTTGTCACCTTTTGGCGAAACTCGCACCCCTTTTAGGCGAAAATATCAACACCGCCACTGCCGTTAGCCAATGATTGCAGTGCTGCTGGCGTGACTAATGGTGTGCTGGCAAGGGCGTCGACTGAAGCGGTGTCACCATAGGTTGGCTGGTTGCGTGCGGCGAAACCTTGCTGATTTTGTTGGCTCTGCTGCTGAGCTTGTTGCCACTGTCCTTCACTGCCGACACTGCTCTGGCCCAGTTGAATACCACTTTCAGCCAATGCGCTGCGCAAACTTGGCATTGCTGCTTCAAGGGCGGCGCGGACCTGGCTGTGGGCTGAAGCAAAGTGTAGCTGAGCCTGGTTATCCTCCATCTTCAAGCTAATTTGCAATGCCCCTAACTCCTGCGGATGTAATCGCAGTTCGGCACTCTGCTGACCATTGCGGCTGAACATCACCACCTGTTGCCCCAGTGACTGCTGCCACTCCTGGCTACCCAATTGGGCGCTTAAATGACCGCTGACCGGCACACTGACTTGAGGGCCTGTGGTGGTGCTCAGAACAGGGCTGGAAATTGGCGCAAGAGAGGGGGTGACGGCCGATGAGCTGACCAATGTTTTATCCAGCGCTGAGGGGGCCGTTACCGCGCGATCTACCTGTGCTGCCAGCGGAGCAGCTTTCAGGTTAAGGGCGCTATCGGCATCTTGCGCCGTCAAGCGGGCTAGCTTATCTGGTGCGTTTTTGCTTTTCGCGCTGCTGGCAGAGAGTGGGTCACTGCTCACCGTTTTATCACTTTTCACATTGCTGACGGTGGCAAGAGTGCTGCCCATTAGGGCGGCTAAGCCCCTATCTTGTGATGTCAGATTAGTCAACGTGGCCAAATCTTGCCGGGTGCTGGTTTTACTGTCGGTCAGGCCATTGCCCTCAGCCAAAGCGGCTTTTTGCCCATGATTGGCCGTGCCCAATGTGGTGGCAACCTGATGCGGTAACATCGCCAGCAAGGTTTGCAAGGCGCTGAGATCAGCTTTGTCGGCAGTTTTATCCAGTGTGCTGTCATCATCAACTGTGGTTTTCTTCAGGCTAGCCGCTTCACCGCTTTGCCCCGCGTGAGTCAGCCCTGCCGGTAGTGTGGCGCTGATATCGCCCAATGCCGCGAGCAACTGATTCAACTTACTGTTGCCGCTGGTTGATTTTCCACCGTCAACATCGGCGGTGATATCCGCGGTGGCGGCCAATGATGATTTCAGTGTTGAGGCATCAATGGCGGTCAGCTCTTTACCCAGCTGATCACCCAACAGTTTGGCAAAATCAGCCGGTAGGCCCGCATCGGTAAATAGCGCCGCAATAGATGAAGAGGATGCCGCACCCTCGGTTTCACTGGCGGTCGCAGTGGCAGGCAGTAGGGCGATATTCATGAATTAAGACTCCTTTGTGAGGCGCGTTGGGCGAACTCATCCATCAATTTTTGATCCAAACGGTTCTCATGCAGGCGCTGAGTGGTTTCAGCGCGCTCTTGCAGGGTTTCAAACGCGTTCAGCCGTTGCTGCTTCTCTTGCCAATACTTGACTGCCTGTTCAACCTTGACATTCCACTGCGCTAACTGATTACGATGCTGCTCAATGGCCTGTTCCAGGGTTTGAATAAACTGCTGATAATTTTGCCAACTGGAGGAGGCCATCCCGTTACTCAGCGTGTCATTCAATCGCACCCGATACTCATCCTGATAAGAGAGCAACATCGTAAGTTGCTGCTCAACATTATGGTATGACAAGCGAACCTGCCCCAATTGAGTAGTGGCCTGTTCGACCGCCTTTTGGGCCAGATCGCGCAAGGTCACGAGAGGTGACTGACTTTTCATCGCATTCCTCATACCCTTCGTTCTTGACGCCGCAGGGTTGTTAGCTACGTTCACTCACCCGAATCACTGACTTGAGTCAGCTCATCGGGGACTCATTCACTTGCTGCCTACCTGCAACGCCAATAACTTTGGGTATGCATTTTCGTTCTTGACGCCGCAGGGTTGTTAGCTACGTTCACTCACCCGAATCACTGACTTGAGTCAGCTCATCGGGGACTCATTCACTTGCTGCCTACCTGCAACGCCAATAACTTTGGGTATGCATTTTCGTTCTTGACGCCGCAGGGTTGTTAGTTTTTAGCCAGGAAACAGGCTCTTTAAGTGCTGGCAGGCATCTTCGTAACTGCTGCGTTCATACATCCCTTGCTGCAAGAAGATCTCCATCTGCGGGTAGAGCGCAATGGCTTTATCCAGCAGCGGATCACTACCGGCCGCATAGGCACCGACACTGACTAAATCGCGGTTACGCTGATAACTGGCCAGTAACTGCTTGAACTGGCGAACTTTACTGTAGTGGTTCTCGTCGATAAGCGATGTCATGGCACGGCTGATCGAGGCTTCAATGTCGATGGCCGGATAGTGACCGGATTCCGCCAGACGCCGTGATAACACCACATGCCCATCAAGAATGGCGCGTGCGGAGTCAGCAATAGGGTCCTGCTGGTCATCACCTTCGGTTAATACGGTATAAAATGCGGTGATGGAGCCACCGCCGGTTACGCCATTACCGGCCCGTTCGACCAACGCGGGTAGTTTGGCGAATACGGATGGCGGATACCCTTTGGTCGCTGGCGGTTCGCCGATGGCGAGGGCGATTTCGCGCTGCGCCATGGCATAGCGGGTTAGGGAGTCCATAATCAGCAATACGTGCTGGCCGCGATCGCGGAAATCCTCGGCGATGCGCGTGGCATAAGCGGCCCCCTGCATCCGCAACAATGGCGAGACATCGGCCGGGGCGGCAATCACCACAGAGCGGGCGCGACCTTCTGGGCCTAGAATATTCTCGATAAAATCTTTGACTTCACGACCACGCTCACCAATCAAGCCAACCACAATCACATCCGCTTGGGTGTAACGGGCCATCATCCCCAGCAGCACGCTTTTCCCTACCCCAGAACCGGCGAACAGGCCCATACGCTGCCCGCGACCCACGGTGAGTAGGGCATTGATGGTGCGTACACCGACATCCAATACCTGCTCAATGGCAGTACGCTGCAAGGGGTTGATAGGGGGGGTGATCAGTGGCGCACGATAGCCGGTTTCCGGTGCTGGCAAGCCATCAAGGGGTTTCGCACTGCCATCCAGCACGCGGCCTAGTAATTCAGGGCCAAGTGGCAGTTGTTTACTGGCAGAGGCACCACCCGTGGTCATGCGCGCATAGACTCGCGCACCGGGTACAATGCCCTCAACCTCTTCCAGTGGCATCAAAAACAGCCGTTGGCCGTTAAAACCGACCACTTCGCTCTCAACTTCCTGCACTTCGCCGTTATCGTAGCGTTCGATGAGGCAAGTTGCGCCCAATGGCAGTTGCAGCCCGGTGGCCTCTAGCACCAGGCCGGTAGCACGAACCAACCGCCCGTAGCGGCGAATAGTGGTTGATTGGCTGATACGCTCTTCGAACTTATCCATCGATGCGAGCCAGCGACCAAGACGGGCGGTCATCATAACTCTCCCGGCGCAGCCAGACGGCACAGCTCATGCCAGCGGGTGGCCAGACTGGCATCAAGGTCACCCTCTTCGGCGCTAACCTTGCAGCCGCCCGGATGAATTTGGCTATCACCCAGTAAACGCCAGCCATTGAGGCTAAGCGTGGAACCCAAACGCTGTTCGACGATGGCTAAATCTTCGGGATTGACCCGCAATTGTGGCTTGCCGGCAAACATCGGCTCTTGCTGAATCAGTTGCTGAATTTGGGCCAGTAACGCGGTGCCATCGCAAATAGCCGGCTGCCCCAGAATCTGCTTCGCGGCGGCTAATGCCATTTGCATTAATCTGGAGGCGATCACGCTGTCCAGTGCATCAAGGGTGCTTTGGAAGTCATTTACCAACAGCTGCCAATGCGCAGTCATCGGGGCCAGCTCTTTCTGAGCATCTGCCAATGCCTGTTGATGACCCTCTTCCAGCCCGGTTTGATACCCTTTATCCAGCCCCTCTTGCAACCCTTTGGCGAACCCTTGTTGACGACCCTGCTTCTCCGCTTCGAGTTGCAGATTCAGCAATGTTTGTTGCTCATCAACCTCAGTTGGCTGTGCATCAACGCCCGGCTCATCTGTAAACAGCATACTGATATCCGGTGCCTGGACCACCGGAGGCCTCTCTGGCTGACTGGCGAAGTCATTGAGTGACCAGGGCTGCCAGGGCAGGGCATTAATCCGATCAGACATAGATATCCTCGCCACCGCCAATGACTATCTCGCCGCTCTCCGCCAGACGACGGACGATAAGCAAGATAGATTTCTGTTCGTTTTCGACCAGTGACATACGTACCGGCCCACGGGTTGCCAGATCGTCGCGCAGGATCTCTGCCGCGCGTAGTGACATGTTGCTGAGGAAGCGCTCGCGCAATGCCTGATCGGCACCTTTCAATGCCACCAGCAGTGATTCGTTGTCGATCTCCTGTAGCAAGCGCTGAATGCTGCGGTCGTCGACGCTGATCAGATTCTCGAACAGGAACATTTCGTCGATAATCTTCTGTGCCAACTCGCCGTCGTACTCGCGCACCGCGTCCATAACCGTCTCTTCCTGCTGGGTTTTCATCAGGTTGATAATCTCGGCGGCGGTGCGGATCCCGCCCATTTTGCTGCGTTTGAGATTCTGACCATCGAGCAGGTTGTTCAGCACTTCCGTCAATTCAGCCAACGCCGCTGGCTGGACACCGCCAAAGGTGGCGATACGCAGCATGACGTCGTTGCGCAGACGCTCGTCGAACAGGGCCAAAATGTCGGCCGCCTGAGCACGTTTCAGATGAACCAAAATGGTGGCGATAATCTGCGGATGCTCGTCGCGGATCAGATCAGCCGCCATCTGCGGCTCCATAAAGTTGAGTGTTTCCATACCACTGGTGGTTTCGCGCGACTCCAGAATGTCCTCCAGCAAGCTGGAAGCCCGCTCCTCGCCCAGTGCTTTGATCAGCACGGTGCGCAGATAGTCGCTGGCGTTAACACTCAGTGCGGCATATTGTTCAGCGTCGTCTTCAAACTCAGCAAGGACATCGACCAACTGCTGGTGTGAAACCTGACGCATACTCGCCATAGTGGTACTGAGTTGCTGTACCTCGCGCGAGGAGAGATGCTTAAACACCTCGGCGGCATGGTCTTCACCCAGAGTCATCAGCATGATGGCGCTTTTTTCAGTTCCGGTCAGGCTCATTGGTCATTACTCATCCATTGACGGATAACCAACGCAACAATACGTGGGTCTTTATCCGCAAGTTCGCGTATACGCTGGGCCTGAACTTCAGCACTCACGCGCTGCTGATTCTTCTTACGCAGGGCCAGCTCTTCTTTACTTTGCTTCACAGTCTCAGCGGTCTGCGCGGTCTGCACCATGCTATTGACTGAAGCTGCGGCTTTATCCGCAAGTTGTTTCTTGGCAATCATTGGGCGCACCAGTTTGCGCCACAGAATCCATGCCACCAGCAAGATAAGCAGATAACGACCGCCATTTAGCAACTGATCAAAGAACGACTGCTGTTTCCAGAAGGGCAGGGAGAGGCCGCTACCATCGTCGGTGGCATTAAATGGTGTATTGACCACATTTAAGGTGTCGCCACGATCGGTAGAGAAGCCCATCGCCTCGCGCGTCAGTGACTCCACTTGCGCCAATTGATCTTTCGACAAGGCAACCGGCTTGCCCGCTTTATCACTGCCGTAATTGACCACAACCGCCACCGACAGGCGCTGCACCATGCCCGCTTGTTGCTGGGTATGGCGAATAGTGCGATCGACTTCGAAGTTAGTGGTTTGGTCGTGACGGCTATTGCTGGATGTGGCCGTCGAACGGGCTGCCGTGGTGGTTGCAGGGCGATTGGCGGCATTGGCGTTATTTGCAGCCGCTCCGGCAGCTCCAGCTACAGGCGCTGGCTGAGGTACTTCAATTGGTGCCACTGGCGTAGCCGAGGGCTGATTGGATAGTGCGCCAGGTACGCCACCGACATTGCTGCCGCCCAATTGCTCGCTATTACTGGTTTGCTGGGAGCGCACCGCCCCTTGATTGGCGGCCTGATTCGGTTTGTACTCTTCATCGGTCTGCTCGCGGCTGGCAAAATCAACTTGTGCCGTGACCTGCGCATGGACATTACCGCTACCAACCATTGGCGCGAGGATAGTTTCGATGCGGCGCTGGAAGCGGTTTTCCACTTCATTGGTAAATTTGAGTTGCGCGGCATTTAAATCACGACCGGCGCTGTCGGATTGCGTCAACAGACGACCGGTTTGGTCAACCACCGTCACATTGCCCGGCGGCAAACCGGCCACACTGCTGGAGACCATATACACGATAGCGTTGATCTGGCCGTCATCAAGTGCGCGTCCAGGTTGCAAGGCGAGGGTGACCGAGGCGGTCGGGGATTTCTGTTCACGGACGAATAGTGAGGGTTTCGGCATCGCCAAATGAACCCGCACATTCAGTACCGGCCCCAGTGTGCCGATAGTGC comes from Yersinia bercovieri ATCC 43970 and encodes:
- the fliP gene encoding flagellar type III secretion system pore protein FliP (The bacterial flagellar biogenesis protein FliP forms a type III secretion system (T3SS)-type pore required for flagellar assembly.) is translated as MMLLRLRLNKITLLLLTLLCSPAVFAQLPGLISQPLANGGQSWSLPVQTLVFITALSFLPAALLMMTSFTRIIIVLGLLRNALGTPSAPPNQVMLGLALFLTFFIMSPVFDKVYQDAYLPFSQDKISMEVAMDKGSQPLREFMLRQTRESDLALYARLANLPPLEGPEVVPMRILLPAYVTSELKTAFQIGFTVFIPFLIIDLVVASVLMALGMMMVPPASISLPFKLMLFVLVDGWQLLLGSLAQSFYS
- the fliH gene encoding flagellar assembly protein FliH encodes the protein MSDRINALPWQPWSLNDFASQPERPPVVQAPDISMLFTDEPGVDAQPTEVDEQQTLLNLQLEAEKQGRQQGFAKGLQEGLDKGYQTGLEEGHQQALADAQKELAPMTAHWQLLVNDFQSTLDALDSVIASRLMQMALAAAKQILGQPAICDGTALLAQIQQLIQQEPMFAGKPQLRVNPEDLAIVEQRLGSTLSLNGWRLLGDSQIHPGGCKVSAEEGDLDASLATRWHELCRLAAPGEL
- the fliM gene encoding flagellar motor switch protein FliM, coding for MGDSILSQAEIDALLNGDSGGEEPEAVAGTETDVKPYDPTTQRRVVRERLHALEIINERFARQFRMGLFNLLRRSPDITVGPIKIQPYHDFARNLPVPTNLNLIHLKPLRGTALFVFAPSLVFIAVDNLFGGDGRFPTKVEGREFTHTEQRVINRMLRLALDAYRDAWAPIYKIDVEYVRSEIQVKFTNITTSPNDIVVTTPFHVEIGALSGEFNICIPFAMIEPLRELLTNPPLENSRQEDSHWRETLVKQVQHSELELVANFVDIPLRLSQILKLQPGDVLPIDKPDRLIGHVDGVPVLTSQYGTLNGQYALRVEHLINPILNALNEEQPNE
- a CDS encoding flagellar hook-length control protein FliK — protein: MNIALLPATATASETEGAASSSSIAALFTDAGLPADFAKLLGDQLGKELTAIDASTLKSSLAATADITADVDGGKSTSGNSKLNQLLAALGDISATLPAGLTHAGQSGEAASLKKTTVDDDSTLDKTADKADLSALQTLLAMLPHQVATTLGTANHGQKAALAEGNGLTDSKTSTRQDLATLTNLTSQDRGLAALMGSTLATVSNVKSDKTVSSDPLSASSAKSKNAPDKLARLTAQDADSALNLKAAPLAAQVDRAVTAPSALDKTLVSSSAVTPSLAPISSPVLSTTTGPQVSVPVSGHLSAQLGSQEWQQSLGQQVVMFSRNGQQSAELRLHPQELGALQISLKMEDNQAQLHFASAHSQVRAALEAAMPSLRSALAESGIQLGQSSVGSEGQWQQAQQQSQQNQQGFAARNQPTYGDTASVDALASTPLVTPAALQSLANGSGGVDIFA
- the flgL gene encoding flagellar hook-associated protein FlgL yields the protein MRLSTSMIYQQTMQGVSTAQSLWMQSGQQLSTGKRVVNPSDDPMAASQAVMVSQSQSENNQYTLARSFARNELSQETKTLEQVTSTIQSIQSIIISAKSDVLSDDDRASYATQLQGLKDQLLNQANSTNGSGRYAFAAFKSDKPPFVVSATGEVTYQGGDVAIEQKVDASRSMTIGHTGTSVFMALTSNAKPEPDDAAGNPVASEANIFNTIDTVLKSLKTPLSGATDAVKEQAQADMDKGIRGMANSLNNVLSVQSEVGTQLQELDNLDSLGSDRTLSNKQRLTDLVDVDYTAAISSYVMQQAALQASYTTFTNMQGLSLFQLNK
- the fliR gene encoding flagellar biosynthetic protein FliR encodes the protein MLSLDTTQLATMVSHYFWPLIRVLALITTAPVLSERQINRKVKVGLAVLITFLIAPALPPVNIPLVSSGALWVAAQQILIGVTIGLTMQFAFAAIRLAGEVIGLQMGLSFATFFDPSGGPNTSVLSRLLNLLAMLLFLSFNGHLWLISLLADSFHTLPIQFEPLNGSGFLTLAQTGSLIFMNGLMLALPLITLLLTLNLALGMLNRMTPQLSVFVIGFPLTLTVGILSLGLIMPLLAPFAEHLFSEFFDRLALVLGGMAS
- the fliL gene encoding flagellar basal body-associated protein FliL; its protein translation is MSENTFPAKRKSSIWVILLVLIAVAASAGGGYSWWLLNKSKPTTAKAAPVIPVFMPLETFTVNLITPDNNLDRVLYIGLTLRLPDDTTRTKLNDYLPEVRSRLLLLLSRQSADSLSNEAGKQRLVDEIKNVLSPPMVKGQPNQVVSDVLFTAFILR
- the fliJ gene encoding flagellar export protein FliJ; this translates as MKSQSPLVTLRDLAQKAVEQATTQLGQVRLSYHNVEQQLTMLLSYQDEYRVRLNDTLSNGMASSSWQNYQQFIQTLEQAIEQHRNQLAQWNVKVEQAVKYWQEKQQRLNAFETLQERAETTQRLHENRLDQKLMDEFAQRASQRSLNS
- the fliN gene encoding flagellar motor switch protein FliN, with amino-acid sequence MSDPKLPSDDGKESVDDLWADAFNEQQAMEKPAATTEGVFKSLEAPDALGNLQDIDLILDIPVKLTVELGRTKMTIKELLRLSQGSVVSLDGLAGEPLDILINGYLIAQGEVVVVADKYGVRITDIITPSERMRRLSR
- the fliO gene encoding flagellar biosynthetic protein FliO codes for the protein MTATQTVTVETPPPAAEAAGAAIPLAAHTPVTAHTPITTTSVPTTGFATSHPGVAVQAPAMPAGSVLTQVGSVLGGILLLILCGAWLVRRLGFAPQARNNKLLSVKASCQVGQRERVVIVEVDNTWLVLGVTSQQVTSLHTLPRPPVDDSAGELPTKSAKPADFRQLLNHHLFNKKLKHPEESA
- the fliQ gene encoding flagellar biosynthesis protein FliQ, which translates into the protein MTPESVMALGVEAMKVALALAAPLLLAALISGLIVSLLQAATQINEMTLSFIPKILAVFATMVIAGPWMLSLILDYMRNLFTSLPTLIG
- the fliI gene encoding flagellar protein export ATPase FliI; amino-acid sequence: MTARLGRWLASMDKFEERISQSTTIRRYGRLVRATGLVLEATGLQLPLGATCLIERYDNGEVQEVESEVVGFNGQRLFLMPLEEVEGIVPGARVYARMTTGGASASKQLPLGPELLGRVLDGSAKPLDGLPAPETGYRAPLITPPINPLQRTAIEQVLDVGVRTINALLTVGRGQRMGLFAGSGVGKSVLLGMMARYTQADVIVVGLIGERGREVKDFIENILGPEGRARSVVIAAPADVSPLLRMQGAAYATRIAEDFRDRGQHVLLIMDSLTRYAMAQREIALAIGEPPATKGYPPSVFAKLPALVERAGNGVTGGGSITAFYTVLTEGDDQQDPIADSARAILDGHVVLSRRLAESGHYPAIDIEASISRAMTSLIDENHYSKVRQFKQLLASYQRNRDLVSVGAYAAGSDPLLDKAIALYPQMEIFLQQGMYERSSYEDACQHLKSLFPG